In Paracoccus aminophilus JCM 7686, a single window of DNA contains:
- a CDS encoding proteasome-type protease — MTYCVGLKLDAGLVLLADTRTNAGLDNISIYRKMFFFETPGERVIGIMTAGSLSVTQTTIARLHEAIHAEGADETTSIMRATTMLQIATIIGNTLAQTRREISEQFRDLQGYEASASLIVAGQRAGDDMRLFLIYPEGNFIEATEDTPFLQIGEHKYGKPILDRVITPATDLLDAQKAALLSMDSTLRSNLSVGMPLDLAVIRKDDCRVTSARRIAEDDPQFRAMSAAWSEALRESFIKMPI; from the coding sequence ATGACCTATTGCGTTGGCTTGAAACTGGACGCGGGACTGGTGTTGCTCGCGGATACGCGCACCAATGCCGGGCTGGATAATATCTCGATCTATCGCAAGATGTTCTTCTTCGAGACCCCGGGCGAGCGCGTGATCGGGATCATGACGGCGGGCAGCCTCTCGGTGACCCAGACCACGATTGCGCGGCTGCATGAGGCGATCCATGCCGAGGGCGCTGACGAGACCACCTCGATCATGCGCGCCACGACGATGCTGCAGATCGCGACGATCATCGGCAATACCCTTGCCCAGACCCGGCGCGAGATTTCCGAGCAATTCCGCGATCTTCAGGGCTATGAGGCCTCGGCCAGCCTGATCGTCGCGGGCCAGCGCGCGGGCGATGACATGCGGCTTTTCCTGATCTATCCCGAGGGCAATTTCATCGAAGCGACCGAGGACACGCCCTTTCTCCAGATCGGCGAGCATAAATACGGCAAGCCCATTCTGGACCGGGTCATCACCCCCGCCACCGATCTGCTCGATGCGCAAAAGGCCGCGCTTTTGTCGATGGATTCGACCCTGCGCTCGAATCTTTCGGTGGGGATGCCGCTGGATCTCGCGGTGATCCGCAAGGACGATTGCCGCGTCACCTCGGCGCGGCGCATTGCCGAAGACGACCCTCAGTTCCGCGCGATGAGCGCCGCCTGGTCCGAGGCTTTGCGTGAAAGCTTCATCAAGATGCCGATTTAA